Below is a window of Hydrogenimonas sp. DNA.
ATGTCGGGCGGTTTTCCCCACCCGTTCTTCAACCATATGGGTATACCCGATATGCCGGGAATGGTCAGCGCCAGGATAACCGCCTATCGTCAGGGTGAAAGCGGCGAAGCGTCACGTGAAGACTTCGGATTTCACCTCGAAGCCGGTCTTTACGAGAGGCTGGGCCTGCATATTCGCAACAATGAGATCCGGCAGAGTAACCGTACGGACGTAATGCTTATGTATGCGGTAGTTCAAGACAGTAAAGCCGAGAGCGGAATCTCCGTTTTCGGAGGTGCCCTGATCCCTTCCGGAACTGTACCTGAAGGGGAGGATTCGCTCATAGGGGCATTCGGTATCTCGGGCCGGCAGGTTTTTGAAGATATCGCAATCTTTGACGGAAACGTCCACTATATGCCTCAGATGAAGATGTATGAGATGGGTTTTTCAGGAATTTTCAAAGCTTCAAAGAGCCTCTTTCCGATGATTGAAATAGATGGAAAGATTACCGAAAATAGAACTATGTTCTATCTTTTTCCGGCATTGAAGTTCAAATTGAAACCGGAAGTCTTTTTAGGTGTCGGATCGCAGTTTGCAATAAGCGATCAGAAAGAGTTCGACAACAGATTTCTGGTTCAACTTGATATTGCATGGTAGTGTTACGCACACGGCTTAAGATCATCCAAAAATATACGGTTTCGAAGCTTCGGGGGAGGGTCACTCCCCGCCAAAGCTAGGCTTTGCCCAAGCTTTGCGTAACATCGATGAGTAATATCGGGTGAGAGGAGAGGAAGAATGGAAATGAAGGAACACTCTGCGCAGCAGGGGACGTCGGCTTACAAAGCGGGCACTCTTTCACTCATAGGTGCCGTCTCTATGGGTACAGGTGTGATGATAGGTGCCGGCATACTGGCATTGACCGGGCAGATTGCCGAGCTTGCGGGTTCACTCTTTCCGCTCGCGTTTGCAGCCGCGGCGGTCGTTACGGCTTTCAGCGCCTACTCTTATGTGAAGCTTTCAAACGCATACCCCTCTGCGGGCGGAATCGCCATGTTTTTGCAGAAGGCTTACGGAAGAGGGGTCGTGACAGCAGCCGGAGCGCTGCTGATGTATTTCTCGATGGTGATCAACCAGAGTCTCGTGGCGAAAACCTTTGGGGCATACACCATTCAGCTTTTCGATGTGGAACCCTCAAACTGGATAGTCTCCTCGCTTGGAGTAGTGCTCCTGCTTTTTGCATTTCTTCTCAACATTTCCGGAAACAGAGCTATCGGTCTCTTTTCGCTGTTGATGGCCGTTTTGAAGATAGGAGGTATCGTACTCTTCGCCGCGGCAGGTCTCTGGCTCTCCGGTTTCGAACCTGTGGTCAGCAGTGTCGCGGCCGCAGAGAGTTCGGTATCCGGATTTCTCGCCGCGATGGCTCTTGCTATTCTGGCCTACAAAGGGTTTACCACCATTACCAACAGCGGTTCAGAGATTGTAAACCCTCACCGAAACGTCGGGCTGGCGATTATTATCTCCATAGCCATATGCGTGGTGGTCTATATTCTTGTAGCTCTGGCTGTGGCGGGGAGCCTCGGACTTTCAGAGATAGTGGCCGCCAAAGATTACGCTCTGGCGGAAGCCGCACGTCCCGCTTTCGGAGACTTCGGTCTCACTTTTACCGTCATCCTTGCGATAGTGGCTACATCTTCCGGCGTCATCGCCAGCATATTCGCCGTATCCCGCATGTTGGCGATGCTGACCGAGATGAAACTGGTGCCGCACAGACATTTCGGAATGCCTGGAACCGTTTTGAACCATACTCTTGTCTATACGATAACGATCGCGATATTTCTGACCATATTTTTCGATCTGAGCCGTATCGCATCTCTCGGTGCAATCTTCTATCTGCTGATGGATATAGCGATTCACTGGGGTGTATTGAGACATCTGAGAAAAGAGATCGGGGCCAATATCTTCATATTGAGCGCGGCGATCGGGTTCGATCTGCTGGTTCTGTTGGCCTTTTTGATTGTGAAAGCTTCGACCGATGTAGTGGTGCTTTATGCCGCAGCGGCCGCTATATTTTTCATATTCGCGGCGGAGAGGATCTTTTTGAGAAAAGGGATAGAGGAGTCGGCGGAAAGTTGAGTTTTTTCAGATCTATTCCAGTATCATTAGAGCATGTATAGACGGAATAGAAGCGAGAAGTTCAAGCCTGTGCGGGAATATGCCGCAAAGTTCTTTGCAATACTCTTTTTGATATCGGCTTTTTACGCATCCGCACTCGATGCGCAGACCCTGCAGTCTGTAATTGACAACGCCGAGGCCGGATCAGCCATAGAGCTTCCGGCCGGCAGGTTCTACGGCCCGATAACGATCCGAAAACCTCTGATCCTGAAAGGTCAAGGCGCCGCGACCGTCATAGACGGAAATTTCAGCGGTACAGTCATAAAAATTCTCTCTCCCGACGTCACCTTAGAAAATGTTTCGATACGCCGCAGCGGAAAGCAGCGCCACTCTCTGGATGCCGCTATTTTCGTAGGCGGGGCAAAACGTGTCAGGATCAGCCGATGTTCCATAAAGGAGTCGCTTTTCGGAATAATTCTCTCAAGAACGGACAGCTCGGCCATAACCGACAACAATATATCCTCCTATGAAGAGAGTGTTGTCGACAACAGGGGTGACGGAATAAGACTCTGGTTATCCGACGGCAACATCATAGAGGGAAACAGGCTGACTCTAAGCAGGGATCTCTCTCTTATGCGCTCGAATCACAACGTGATAGACTCAAACATAGTGGAGCGGAGCCGTTACGGCGTTTTGCTGCAGATGTGTGAAGATACAAGGGTTGTCGGAAACGAGATTCTCTCAAACTATGTCGGAATCATGAGTGTCGGTTCGAAAGATGTGCAGATAGAGAAGAACCTGGTTGTAAAAACTCTTCTCGAAACCGGGGTCGGAGTTGTGATAAGGGGCGGGGGTGTGCACAGAGTTTTACACAACACGATTATGAGGCACGCCCAGGCATTCTACATCGACAGCTCCCCGGCGGAAACCGGAATGAAGCGCTATATCGAGTACAACAGGATAGCGCTGAACAATGAGGCTTTCCACTTCCATGCGATAATTAAGAACAACACTATTAGAAACAACAACATAACCGACAACCTGACCGAGGTGGTAAAAAACATAAAACATACCAGGAGTTACGACAACAATATCTCCATGAACTACTGGGACAGCTACGCCGGTTTCGATATGGACAGCGACGGCATCGGAGATACGCCGTTCAATATTCTGATATATGCGGATCAGCTGTGGCAGTTCGACCACCATCTCAAGTTTTTCTATACATCTCCTATTTTTTCGATCATCGACTTCATCGAAAGGCTCGCACCCTTCAGCGAACCTGTTCTGCTTATGAGAGACGACAGCCCCAGAATTTTCCCCGTTGAAAATGCAGGCGCCGCAAAAAGATAGAGCAGTGCCTGCATAGCTGCAAGTTTGCACAAATAGTACACATAACCGCACTATTATGAAGTACCGGCACTCCTGATTGAGCATCGACAGGAGCCGGAATCTACAAAAGGAGGGGATAATGCGAAATCCGGGTTTGAAAATACTCCTGGCATTGGCACTGGTTCTGGGGATTGCGGCGGCAGACGATTCACGGTACCATCAGAAAGTTGACGGTATAAGCGTCTATCTGGGCGTCATACCCGCCCAGCTCATCAGAGGGCATGATAAAGGTATGCACGGCGGGGCGGAAGGGAGAGAGAGCTACCATATTCTGGTTGCTCTTTTCGACTCACAAAGCGGAGAGCGTATAACTGATGCGAAAGTGAACGCCACCGTTGCATCGGTTGGTATGAGGGGCGAAAAAAAGAGCCTGGAGCCGATGAGTGAAGAGCTTCTGAGTTACGGCAACTTTTTTCGGCTGGAGCGCCCCGGCAGATATGAGATAAGATTGGAGATTTTCCGCAAAGGGGTAAAAGCTCCCGTTGTTGCGGACTTCTATTTTGAAAGGCCGCAAGAGTGAAACGGCAGCGGCCGCCGCAGTCGGGGGTGAGTATGATATAATCGGTGAAATTTTTTTGGAAGAGGATAATGAAAAAGTTTTACCTTTTACTGCTCAGCCTTCTGCTTGCGGCTGCAGCCGATGACGGTGATATGGCCGAAAAGATAAAGTTACAGAACCAAAATGTGGTGAAAGCGGCCGCCTCGGAACTCTCGAAAGAGCTGCCCAAAAGGGTGGATCGTTTCACGCAGCTTGTAGATATAGCAGCCGACGGCGAGATGCTGATTTATACGTTCGAAATAGATGCGGCCCCGAAAAGTGATGAAGAGATAATCGAAGAGGGAGCCGGGCGTATGAAGAGAAACGTAACTGCAGGCGTATGTGCGACTTCAAAGCGGTTTCTGCAGAGCGGTATATCTATATCGTACCGCTACAAGTCGGCGGCTACAGGCAGAGAACTTTTCAGATTCGATATAAAAAAGAGCGATTGCGCCCTGTTGAGATGAGACAATCTTGTCCGAACGGTTTCGCAAAAGAGTGCGGCTTTCAGCCCCGATGCCGCGTCCCGCAGGGCAGATCACGTTCGGCGTGCAGATTTTGCGTAAGGTCAGTTAAAGAGTTTGCCCACCCGTCTCGGCTTTTTGCGCTCGGTTTTGATATGACCCCCTAAACTGCCATTAAGCGAAATTTAATTAAAATATCGGGCTTAATTACCGCAATCCGGTAATAAATTAAATAATCTGGAAGGATAACGGATGAAACGAACATATCAACCGCATAACACTCCGCGTAAAAGAACACACGGTTTCCGCGCTCGCATGAAAACTAAAAACGGACGCAAGATCATCAATGCA
It encodes the following:
- a CDS encoding amino acid permease codes for the protein MEMKEHSAQQGTSAYKAGTLSLIGAVSMGTGVMIGAGILALTGQIAELAGSLFPLAFAAAAVVTAFSAYSYVKLSNAYPSAGGIAMFLQKAYGRGVVTAAGALLMYFSMVINQSLVAKTFGAYTIQLFDVEPSNWIVSSLGVVLLLFAFLLNISGNRAIGLFSLLMAVLKIGGIVLFAAAGLWLSGFEPVVSSVAAAESSVSGFLAAMALAILAYKGFTTITNSGSEIVNPHRNVGLAIIISIAICVVVYILVALAVAGSLGLSEIVAAKDYALAEAARPAFGDFGLTFTVILAIVATSSGVIASIFAVSRMLAMLTEMKLVPHRHFGMPGTVLNHTLVYTITIAIFLTIFFDLSRIASLGAIFYLLMDIAIHWGVLRHLRKEIGANIFILSAAIGFDLLVLLAFLIVKASTDVVVLYAAAAAIFFIFAAERIFLRKGIEESAES
- a CDS encoding nitrous oxide reductase maturation protein NosD, producing the protein MYRRNRSEKFKPVREYAAKFFAILFLISAFYASALDAQTLQSVIDNAEAGSAIELPAGRFYGPITIRKPLILKGQGAATVIDGNFSGTVIKILSPDVTLENVSIRRSGKQRHSLDAAIFVGGAKRVRISRCSIKESLFGIILSRTDSSAITDNNISSYEESVVDNRGDGIRLWLSDGNIIEGNRLTLSRDLSLMRSNHNVIDSNIVERSRYGVLLQMCEDTRVVGNEILSNYVGIMSVGSKDVQIEKNLVVKTLLETGVGVVIRGGGVHRVLHNTIMRHAQAFYIDSSPAETGMKRYIEYNRIALNNEAFHFHAIIKNNTIRNNNITDNLTEVVKNIKHTRSYDNNISMNYWDSYAGFDMDSDGIGDTPFNILIYADQLWQFDHHLKFFYTSPIFSIIDFIERLAPFSEPVLLMRDDSPRIFPVENAGAAKR